A genomic window from Providencia alcalifaciens includes:
- a CDS encoding sigma 54-interacting transcriptional regulator gives MSISETTEQIRHERDQFRILVDITNSVLSHLEMDGLVAEVSREIYRFFGISQISVALCDNVSSAVYLCYSSHYQRSKPVKKSQYHLNELHADLAQVLESNKPLRLALDRQTQDPLYQNLCAEGMTETLLLPLAFNHKPLGVLVLSHEDDRIFTEDSCNLLKQVAARFAIAVDNAAAYGEITRLKDSLKNENLWLNEQIQNTNSFSEIVFQSQAMREVLEQVDLVARSDSTVLILGETGTGKELIARAVHQLSNRHQRSLIKMNCAAIPTGLLESDLFGHDKGAFTGATSTHIGRFEMADKSTLFLDEIGDMPLDLQPKLLRVLQEREIERIGGNKVIPVDVRLVAATNRNLKAMTEDREFREDLYYRLNVFPIVIPPLRDRPEDIPLLATYFTKKMAQRMNRKIDCIPRDALAQLSLYPWPGNVRELENVIERAVILTRGNTLNIQLHELNIPKPSRIKEALNKPSSLERKMQTDAPESDDEERNRIIEALKATNGVVAGARGAAARLGLKRTTLLSRMQRLGVSVQDLFQ, from the coding sequence GTGAGCATATCCGAAACCACCGAACAAATTCGTCATGAACGTGACCAGTTTAGGATCCTTGTGGACATCACTAACTCAGTGCTTTCTCATCTTGAAATGGATGGGTTAGTGGCTGAGGTTTCGAGGGAAATCTACCGATTTTTTGGGATTAGCCAAATCAGCGTTGCCCTTTGTGATAATGTTAGTTCAGCGGTTTATCTTTGTTATTCAAGCCATTATCAACGCTCAAAACCTGTTAAAAAAAGCCAGTATCATCTTAATGAGCTGCATGCGGATCTCGCTCAAGTCTTGGAGAGCAACAAGCCGCTGCGCTTAGCGCTCGATAGGCAAACTCAAGACCCTCTGTATCAAAATCTGTGTGCAGAAGGGATGACGGAAACTTTGCTGTTACCGTTGGCATTTAATCATAAGCCATTAGGTGTTTTAGTGTTATCTCATGAAGATGACCGTATTTTCACCGAAGATAGCTGCAATTTATTGAAGCAAGTAGCGGCGCGTTTTGCGATTGCCGTGGATAATGCCGCAGCGTATGGTGAAATTACTCGTCTCAAAGATAGCCTGAAAAATGAAAATTTATGGCTCAATGAACAGATCCAAAACACCAATAGCTTCAGTGAAATTGTCTTTCAAAGTCAGGCGATGCGTGAAGTGTTGGAGCAAGTGGATTTAGTGGCTCGCAGTGATAGCACCGTGCTTATTTTGGGTGAAACGGGCACGGGTAAAGAGTTAATTGCCAGAGCCGTTCATCAACTTAGCAATCGCCACCAACGCTCACTGATTAAAATGAACTGTGCGGCAATTCCGACAGGTTTATTAGAAAGCGACTTGTTTGGACATGATAAAGGCGCATTTACAGGCGCAACGAGTACCCATATTGGTCGCTTTGAAATGGCAGATAAAAGCACACTATTTTTAGATGAAATTGGTGATATGCCACTGGATCTACAGCCAAAATTATTGCGTGTTTTACAAGAGCGCGAGATCGAGCGCATTGGCGGAAATAAAGTTATCCCTGTGGATGTGCGACTTGTAGCGGCGACTAATCGCAACTTAAAGGCGATGACGGAAGACCGAGAGTTCCGTGAAGATCTGTATTATCGCTTGAATGTGTTCCCGATTGTGATCCCGCCATTACGTGATCGACCTGAAGATATTCCGCTGCTCGCGACCTATTTCACCAAGAAAATGGCGCAGCGTATGAACCGTAAGATTGATTGCATTCCTCGCGATGCACTCGCGCAGCTATCTTTGTACCCATGGCCGGGCAATGTGCGGGAGCTGGAAAATGTGATTGAACGAGCCGTTATTTTAACCCGTGGGAATACGCTGAATATTCAATTGCATGAGCTAAATATCCCAAAACCATCTCGCATTAAAGAAGCCCTGAATAAGCCCAGTTCATTAGAACGAAAAATGCAGACGGATGCGCCAGAGAGCGACGATGAAGAACGGAACCGAATTATTGAAGCGCTAAAAGCCACCAATGGGGTGGTTGCAGGAGCGAGAGGGGCGGCAGCCCGCTTAGGGTTGAAGCGCACGACGTTGCTTTCAAGGATGCAGAGACTCGGGGTTAGTGTTCAAGACCTATTCCAGTAA
- the hydN gene encoding electron transport protein HydN: MNRFIIADPKKCIGCHTCEVACVVSHQEQETGIATVVKDEFFPRIHVLKGYTVSTAVVCRQCEDAPCANVCPNGAISRKDDFMYVDQSKCIGCKTCVIACPYGTMEVISRPVAQHTTALNTIPQYRAEAHKCDLCHTREGGPACVEVCPTEALMIVDRNKMDEIIKERRRRAAFENPADILS, encoded by the coding sequence ATGAACCGTTTCATCATTGCAGACCCAAAGAAGTGCATTGGCTGTCACACCTGTGAAGTGGCTTGTGTGGTCTCCCACCAAGAACAAGAAACAGGGATTGCCACCGTTGTAAAGGATGAATTTTTTCCGCGTATTCATGTACTAAAAGGCTATACCGTCAGTACCGCGGTGGTTTGTCGCCAATGTGAGGACGCCCCGTGTGCCAATGTGTGCCCTAATGGCGCCATCAGCCGTAAAGATGATTTTATGTATGTGGATCAATCTAAATGTATTGGTTGTAAAACCTGTGTTATCGCTTGCCCTTACGGCACCATGGAAGTGATCAGCCGCCCAGTTGCGCAGCACACCACGGCACTCAATACGATTCCACAGTATCGTGCTGAAGCGCATAAATGCGACTTATGCCATACCCGTGAAGGTGGGCCTGCTTGTGTGGAAGTCTGTCCAACAGAAGCCTTAATGATCGTCGACAGAAATAAAATGGATGAAATTATCAAAGAACGCCGCCGTCGTGCAGCCTTTGAAAACCCAGCAGATATTTTGTCTTAA
- the hypA gene encoding hydrogenase maturation nickel metallochaperone HypA, giving the protein MHEVALCQSAFEIIEQHAKRNHARRVTGVWLELSAVSCVEESAVHFCFDIICRNTLAQGAELHIVISPAQAQCRDCQHQVQITQFGAGCPHCGSQNLIVDSTSTMQVKQIEIE; this is encoded by the coding sequence ATGCATGAAGTTGCCTTATGCCAAAGCGCATTTGAGATTATTGAACAGCACGCTAAACGTAATCATGCTCGGCGGGTGACTGGCGTGTGGTTAGAACTCAGCGCCGTCTCTTGCGTGGAAGAATCCGCCGTGCATTTTTGTTTTGATATTATCTGCCGCAATACCCTCGCCCAAGGTGCCGAATTACATATTGTAATTTCCCCTGCGCAAGCGCAATGCCGAGATTGTCAGCATCAGGTACAAATAACCCAATTTGGTGCAGGTTGCCCCCACTGCGGCAGCCAAAACTTAATTGTCGACAGCACTAGCACCATGCAAGTGAAGCAGATTGAAATTGAATAA
- the hybG gene encoding hydrogenase maturation factor HybG: protein MCLGIPGQVVAVGQTPMDSAQVDVCGVQREVNIALVCEGDTESMIGKWVLVHVGFAMSILDEKEARDTLEALMAMEEVEEDVGYFLRGNA, encoded by the coding sequence ATGTGTTTAGGTATTCCCGGTCAAGTGGTTGCCGTTGGTCAAACCCCTATGGATAGCGCCCAAGTGGATGTTTGCGGTGTCCAACGGGAAGTGAATATTGCCCTTGTATGCGAAGGGGATACCGAGAGTATGATCGGCAAATGGGTACTCGTTCACGTCGGCTTTGCCATGAGTATCCTTGATGAGAAAGAAGCAAGGGATACCTTAGAAGCGTTAATGGCAATGGAAGAAGTCGAAGAAGATGTGGGGTATTTTTTGCGAGGGAATGCGTGA
- a CDS encoding CPCC family cysteine-rich protein produces the protein MIIEELYPCPCCYNKTITGLGNYEICPICGWEDDSVQSEDPEFSGGANFSNLNDAKKKYHAENK, from the coding sequence ATGATAATAGAAGAATTATATCCTTGCCCTTGTTGTTACAATAAAACAATAACTGGCTTAGGTAATTATGAAATTTGTCCTATCTGTGGGTGGGAGGATGATTCTGTTCAATCTGAAGATCCTGAGTTTTCAGGTGGGGCAAATTTCAGTAATTTAAATGATGCAAAGAAAAAGTATCATGCGGAAAATAAATAG